In Desulfovibrio sp. UCD-KL4C, a single genomic region encodes these proteins:
- a CDS encoding contractile injection system protein, VgrG/Pvc8 family, which yields AYRVEADGKDITEAIRENLISLTITDEAGERSDSLSISLHDKGYRLPSAGGQLKVWLGYGQAATYMGLYVSDEITLSGSPDKMCIKAGGAPQEKSKAYYHLQTQKIRSWLPQTIGALVATVGADHGLEPAIASDLSAVGLPHIDQINESDMHLLTRIAKDHDAIAKANGGKLIFAHKGQGKTISGKSMPTVALIPTEVTNYRVTITARTDYKKVVAIWRSVESAKDIEEIAGAGEPVHRIRHIHPTQEAAVKAAKAKLEAFQRGKQSLSISLTGRPELRAECRVSLSGFRDGVNGLWSVTRATHKLGSGGYVTNVEGERVV from the coding sequence GCATACAGAGTTGAAGCGGATGGTAAAGATATTACCGAAGCTATACGCGAAAATTTAATATCTTTGACCATAACAGATGAAGCTGGCGAAAGATCGGACTCCTTGTCTATTTCCCTGCATGATAAAGGGTACAGGCTACCGAGTGCAGGGGGACAGCTTAAAGTCTGGTTAGGCTACGGACAAGCGGCAACGTATATGGGGCTTTACGTTTCGGATGAAATTACGCTTTCAGGTTCGCCGGATAAAATGTGCATTAAGGCGGGTGGTGCACCGCAGGAAAAAAGCAAGGCGTACTATCATCTTCAGACACAGAAAATACGTTCATGGCTACCGCAAACCATAGGCGCACTGGTTGCAACGGTAGGTGCTGACCACGGTTTAGAACCTGCGATTGCTTCTGATTTGTCAGCCGTAGGTTTACCGCATATCGACCAGATAAACGAATCTGACATGCACCTATTAACCCGTATAGCCAAAGATCACGACGCAATAGCCAAGGCCAACGGTGGCAAGCTTATATTTGCTCACAAGGGGCAGGGTAAAACTATTTCCGGCAAATCAATGCCAACCGTGGCCCTGATCCCTACAGAAGTTACAAATTACCGTGTAACTATCACCGCCAGAACTGATTATAAAAAAGTTGTCGCTATCTGGCGTTCTGTAGAATCCGCAAAAGATATTGAAGAGATTGCAGGGGCAGGGGAACCTGTTCACCGCATCCGGCATATTCACCCCACGCAAGAAGCGGCGGTAAAAGCGGCAAAGGCTAAGCTAGAGGCTTTCCAAAGGGGTAAGCAAAGCCTTTCGATAAGTCTTACGGGAAGGCCAGAACTAAGGGCAGAGTGTAGGGTTTCGCTTTCCGGCTTTCGTGATGGGGTGAATGGTCTTTGGAGTGTTACCCGTGCGACTCATAAGTTGGGGAGTGGGGGGTATGTTACTAATGTTGAGGGGGAGAGGGTCGTGTAA